A portion of the Mustela erminea isolate mMusErm1 chromosome 19, mMusErm1.Pri, whole genome shotgun sequence genome contains these proteins:
- the C19H19orf81 gene encoding putative uncharacterized protein C19orf81 homolog isoform X3: MIGGMQQEVETLCSSTVGNRSMHREAGALLVDLETPEETPTRSLGRPVKSSKQYLRQVIAEYEALDRELPCIRKFPTPPAAQPLCLCMETSPEEDLTHLEVLEALEAELPGAMESGRVGSIRFENMNVICGTAGRRDRWLITVTDFQTRSRLLRSGIRLRGNAHPLVRHDELLLADYRLHLRRSLVRRRMLEALGAEPTEED, translated from the exons ATGATCGGAGG gATGCAGCAAGAGGTGGAGACCCTGTGCTCCTCCACCGTGGGCAACCGCAGCATGCACAGGGAGGCAG GAGCCCTCCTTGTGGACCTAGAGACCCCAGAGGAGACGCCAACCCGGAGCCTGGGCAGGCCTGTCAAATCCTC AAAGCAGTACCTGCGCCAGGTCATTGCAGAATACGAGGCGCTGGACCGAGAGCTCCCGTGCATCCGGAAGTTCCCCACACCACCCGCTGCCCAGCCTCTCTGTCTGTGCATGGAGACCTCG CCAGAGGAGGACCTTACCCACCTAGAGGTGCTGGAGGCTCTGGAGGCCGAGTTACCCGGCGCCATGGAGAGCGGGCGCGTGGGCAGCATCCGCTTTGAAAATATGAATGTCATCTGTGGGACTGCGGGGCGCCGGGACAG GTGGCTCATCACGGTCACTGACTTCCAGACTCGCTCGCGTCTGCTGCGCTCCGGTATCCGCCTCCGCGGGAACGCTCACCCGCTGGTGCGCCACGACGAGCTGCTGTTGGCGGATTACCGCCTGCACCTGCGCCGCTCCCTTGTCCGGCGGCGCATGCTCGAGGCTCTAGGGGCGGAGCCGACCGAGGAAGACTAA
- the C19H19orf81 gene encoding putative uncharacterized protein C19orf81 homolog isoform X2 — protein MREERMQQEVETLCSSTVGNRSMHREAGALLVDLETPEETPTRSLGRPVKSSKQYLRQVIAEYEALDRELPCIRKFPTPPAAQPLCLCMETSPEEDLTHLEVLEALEAELPGAMESGRVGSIRFENMNVICGTAGRRDRWLITVTDFQTRSRLLRSGIRLRGNAHPLVRHDELLLADYRLHLRRSLVRRRMLEALGAEPTEED, from the exons ATGAGAGAAGAGAG gATGCAGCAAGAGGTGGAGACCCTGTGCTCCTCCACCGTGGGCAACCGCAGCATGCACAGGGAGGCAG GAGCCCTCCTTGTGGACCTAGAGACCCCAGAGGAGACGCCAACCCGGAGCCTGGGCAGGCCTGTCAAATCCTC AAAGCAGTACCTGCGCCAGGTCATTGCAGAATACGAGGCGCTGGACCGAGAGCTCCCGTGCATCCGGAAGTTCCCCACACCACCCGCTGCCCAGCCTCTCTGTCTGTGCATGGAGACCTCG CCAGAGGAGGACCTTACCCACCTAGAGGTGCTGGAGGCTCTGGAGGCCGAGTTACCCGGCGCCATGGAGAGCGGGCGCGTGGGCAGCATCCGCTTTGAAAATATGAATGTCATCTGTGGGACTGCGGGGCGCCGGGACAG GTGGCTCATCACGGTCACTGACTTCCAGACTCGCTCGCGTCTGCTGCGCTCCGGTATCCGCCTCCGCGGGAACGCTCACCCGCTGGTGCGCCACGACGAGCTGCTGTTGGCGGATTACCGCCTGCACCTGCGCCGCTCCCTTGTCCGGCGGCGCATGCTCGAGGCTCTAGGGGCGGAGCCGACCGAGGAAGACTAA
- the C19H19orf81 gene encoding putative uncharacterized protein C19orf81 homolog isoform X1: MWPQPSSSSLFPPRGFRDEEETAVGGRSWGGWSSQGPSPHPPETSPTHLPRMQQEVETLCSSTVGNRSMHREAGALLVDLETPEETPTRSLGRPVKSSKQYLRQVIAEYEALDRELPCIRKFPTPPAAQPLCLCMETSPEEDLTHLEVLEALEAELPGAMESGRVGSIRFENMNVICGTAGRRDRWLITVTDFQTRSRLLRSGIRLRGNAHPLVRHDELLLADYRLHLRRSLVRRRMLEALGAEPTEED, encoded by the exons ATGTGGCCTCAGCCTTCCAGTTCTTCCTTATTTCCCCCCCGGGGCTTTAGAGATGAGGAGGAGACAGCAGTGGGGGGAAGGAGCTGGGGTGGGTGGTCCAGTCAGGGcccttctccccatcctcctgagacatcccccacccaccttcccaggATGCAGCAAGAGGTGGAGACCCTGTGCTCCTCCACCGTGGGCAACCGCAGCATGCACAGGGAGGCAG GAGCCCTCCTTGTGGACCTAGAGACCCCAGAGGAGACGCCAACCCGGAGCCTGGGCAGGCCTGTCAAATCCTC AAAGCAGTACCTGCGCCAGGTCATTGCAGAATACGAGGCGCTGGACCGAGAGCTCCCGTGCATCCGGAAGTTCCCCACACCACCCGCTGCCCAGCCTCTCTGTCTGTGCATGGAGACCTCG CCAGAGGAGGACCTTACCCACCTAGAGGTGCTGGAGGCTCTGGAGGCCGAGTTACCCGGCGCCATGGAGAGCGGGCGCGTGGGCAGCATCCGCTTTGAAAATATGAATGTCATCTGTGGGACTGCGGGGCGCCGGGACAG GTGGCTCATCACGGTCACTGACTTCCAGACTCGCTCGCGTCTGCTGCGCTCCGGTATCCGCCTCCGCGGGAACGCTCACCCGCTGGTGCGCCACGACGAGCTGCTGTTGGCGGATTACCGCCTGCACCTGCGCCGCTCCCTTGTCCGGCGGCGCATGCTCGAGGCTCTAGGGGCGGAGCCGACCGAGGAAGACTAA
- the C19H19orf81 gene encoding putative uncharacterized protein C19orf81 homolog isoform X4: MQQEVETLCSSTVGNRSMHREAGALLVDLETPEETPTRSLGRPVKSSKQYLRQVIAEYEALDRELPCIRKFPTPPAAQPLCLCMETSPEEDLTHLEVLEALEAELPGAMESGRVGSIRFENMNVICGTAGRRDRWLITVTDFQTRSRLLRSGIRLRGNAHPLVRHDELLLADYRLHLRRSLVRRRMLEALGAEPTEED; this comes from the exons ATGCAGCAAGAGGTGGAGACCCTGTGCTCCTCCACCGTGGGCAACCGCAGCATGCACAGGGAGGCAG GAGCCCTCCTTGTGGACCTAGAGACCCCAGAGGAGACGCCAACCCGGAGCCTGGGCAGGCCTGTCAAATCCTC AAAGCAGTACCTGCGCCAGGTCATTGCAGAATACGAGGCGCTGGACCGAGAGCTCCCGTGCATCCGGAAGTTCCCCACACCACCCGCTGCCCAGCCTCTCTGTCTGTGCATGGAGACCTCG CCAGAGGAGGACCTTACCCACCTAGAGGTGCTGGAGGCTCTGGAGGCCGAGTTACCCGGCGCCATGGAGAGCGGGCGCGTGGGCAGCATCCGCTTTGAAAATATGAATGTCATCTGTGGGACTGCGGGGCGCCGGGACAG GTGGCTCATCACGGTCACTGACTTCCAGACTCGCTCGCGTCTGCTGCGCTCCGGTATCCGCCTCCGCGGGAACGCTCACCCGCTGGTGCGCCACGACGAGCTGCTGTTGGCGGATTACCGCCTGCACCTGCGCCGCTCCCTTGTCCGGCGGCGCATGCTCGAGGCTCTAGGGGCGGAGCCGACCGAGGAAGACTAA
- the C19H19orf81 gene encoding putative uncharacterized protein C19orf81 homolog isoform X5 → MGRRPDPGALLVDLETPEETPTRSLGRPVKSSKQYLRQVIAEYEALDRELPCIRKFPTPPAAQPLCLCMETSPEEDLTHLEVLEALEAELPGAMESGRVGSIRFENMNVICGTAGRRDRWLITVTDFQTRSRLLRSGIRLRGNAHPLVRHDELLLADYRLHLRRSLVRRRMLEALGAEPTEED, encoded by the exons GAGCCCTCCTTGTGGACCTAGAGACCCCAGAGGAGACGCCAACCCGGAGCCTGGGCAGGCCTGTCAAATCCTC AAAGCAGTACCTGCGCCAGGTCATTGCAGAATACGAGGCGCTGGACCGAGAGCTCCCGTGCATCCGGAAGTTCCCCACACCACCCGCTGCCCAGCCTCTCTGTCTGTGCATGGAGACCTCG CCAGAGGAGGACCTTACCCACCTAGAGGTGCTGGAGGCTCTGGAGGCCGAGTTACCCGGCGCCATGGAGAGCGGGCGCGTGGGCAGCATCCGCTTTGAAAATATGAATGTCATCTGTGGGACTGCGGGGCGCCGGGACAG GTGGCTCATCACGGTCACTGACTTCCAGACTCGCTCGCGTCTGCTGCGCTCCGGTATCCGCCTCCGCGGGAACGCTCACCCGCTGGTGCGCCACGACGAGCTGCTGTTGGCGGATTACCGCCTGCACCTGCGCCGCTCCCTTGTCCGGCGGCGCATGCTCGAGGCTCTAGGGGCGGAGCCGACCGAGGAAGACTAA